GAAAAAGCCTGTAAGCAGAGCTCAGACCAGTCAGTCTCTAGAGAATGTTACTCACCCACCTTTCCGGACAGTTTGTCAACTGAGAGATCGGTCAGTCCCATCAGTCCCTGAGGTGGTTCTCCACCCCGTTCCTGGAAAGGCGCGTGCAGAAGGAGAGATGGAGGCCAGAGGGGAGTGCTTTCCTAAACAAAGGCAAGTCCTGATTCTCATTCTCTTACTGGGAgtggctggggcaggctgggaaCCCCGTCGCTATTCTGTGCTGGAGGAAACAGAGAGCGGCTCTTTTGTGGCCAACCTGGCCGAGGACCTAGGGTTGGGAGTGGGGGAGCTATCTGCGCGGGGAGCCCAGGTGGTCTCTGAGGATAACCAACCACGCTTGCAGCTGGAGCTGCAGACCGGGGAGTTGATATTAAGCGAGAAACTGGACCGGGAGGAGCTGTGCGGCCCCACTGAGCCCTGTGTAATGCATTTCCAAGTGTTACTGAAAAAACCTTTGGAAGTATTTCGAGCTGAGCTACTGGTGAGAGACATAAACGATCACTCTCCTGaattttctgaaagagaaatgattctgaaaatcctagagaCTAGCCCTCCTGGAACTGTGTTTCCTTTGAAAAAGGCTCAGGACTGGGACGTGGGCAACAACAACGTTCAAAGCTACAATGTTGGTCTCAACTCTTATTTCCATGTTTCCACTCGCACCCGGGGGGATGGCTCCAAATACCCGGAGCTGGTGCTAGACAAAGAGCTGGATCGCGAGGAGCAGGCAGAGCTCAGGTTAACCCTGACAGCGCTGGATGGTGGCTCTCCGCCGCGCTCTGGCACCTCCCTGATCCGCGTCTTGGTCCTGGACGTCAACGACAACGCCCCCGAGTTTGCGCAGACGCTCTACGAGGTGCAGGTCCCCGAGAACAGCGCGGTAGGCTCTCTAGTCGCCAGGGTCTCGGCTAGGGATTTAGACGCCGGGACAAATGGAGAGATTTCATACTCTCTTTTTTATAGTCCTCAGGAGATAAGCAAAACTTTTGAACTAAGCCGCCTTTCGGGGGAAATTCGACTAATTAAAAAACTAGATTTTGAGACAATATCCTCATATGAGCTAGATATACAGGCATCCGATGGCGGGGGACTTTCTGGAAAATGCTCAGTCTCTGTGAAGGTGCTAGATGTTAATGATAACGCCCCAGAATTAACCATTTCATCACTTACAAGCCCTATTCCAGAAAACTCCCCCGAGACAGAAGTGGCTCTGTTTAGGATTCGAGACCGAGACTCCGGGGAAAACGGAAAGATGGTTTGCTCAATTCAGGATGATGTTCCCTTTACGCTGAAACCTTCAGTTGAAAATTTCTACAGGCTGGTAACCGAGGGAGCTCTGGACAGAGAGATTAGAGCCCAGTACAacatcaccatcactgtcaccgATATGGGGACTCCCAGGCTGAAGACGGAGCACACCATAACCGTGCTGGTCTCCGACGTCAACGACAACGCCCCCGCCTTCTCCCAACCCTCCTACACCCTGTTCGTCCCCGAGAACAACAGCCCCGCCCTGCACATCGGCAGCGTCAGCGCCACAGACAGAGACTCGGGCGCCAACGCCCAGGTCACCTACTCGCTGCTGCCGCCCCGCGACCCGCACCTGCCGCTCGCCTCGCTGGTCTCCATCAACGCGGACAACGGGCAGCTGTTCGCCCTGAGGTCGCTGGACTTCGAGGCCCT
This window of the Microcebus murinus isolate Inina chromosome 21, M.murinus_Inina_mat1.0, whole genome shotgun sequence genome carries:
- the LOC105862567 gene encoding protocadherin beta-15 isoform X1 — its product is MLGTTYFRPLSAEKKKPVSRAQTSQSLENVTHPPFRTVCQLRDRSVPSVPEVVLHPVPGKARAEGEMEARGECFPKQRQVLILILLLGVAGAGWEPRRYSVLEETESGSFVANLAEDLGLGVGELSARGAQVVSEDNQPRLQLELQTGELILSEKLDREELCGPTEPCVMHFQVLLKKPLEVFRAELLVRDINDHSPEFSEREMILKILETSPPGTVFPLKKAQDWDVGNNNVQSYNVGLNSYFHVSTRTRGDGSKYPELVLDKELDREEQAELRLTLTALDGGSPPRSGTSLIRVLVLDVNDNAPEFAQTLYEVQVPENSAVGSLVARVSARDLDAGTNGEISYSLFYSPQEISKTFELSRLSGEIRLIKKLDFETISSYELDIQASDGGGLSGKCSVSVKVLDVNDNAPELTISSLTSPIPENSPETEVALFRIRDRDSGENGKMVCSIQDDVPFTLKPSVENFYRLVTEGALDREIRAQYNITITVTDMGTPRLKTEHTITVLVSDVNDNAPAFSQPSYTLFVPENNSPALHIGSVSATDRDSGANAQVTYSLLPPRDPHLPLASLVSINADNGQLFALRSLDFEALRAFEFRVGAADRGSPALRSEALVRVAVLDDNDNPPFVLYPPQNGSAPCTELLPRAAEAGYLVSKVVAVDGDSGQNAWLSFQLLKATEPGLFSVWPHNGEVRTARPLGERDAARHRLVVLVRDSGEPALSASVTLHVLLVDGFSQPYLPPPEAAPAQAQADSLTVYLVVALAAVSSLFLFSVLLFVAVRLCRRDRAASGGRCSVPEGRFPGHLVDVSGAGTLSQSYQYEAVRLGLSYTTGFPGSQLENSILWDFPAFIIMSYR
- the LOC105862567 gene encoding protocadherin beta-15 isoform X2, coding for MLGTTYFRPLSAEKKKPVSRAQTSQSLENVTHPPFRTVCQLRDRSVPSVPEVVLHPVPGKARAEGEMEARGECFPKQRQVLILILLLGVAGAGWEPRRYSVLEETESGSFVANLAEDLGLGVGELSARGAQVVSEDNQPRLQLELQTGELILSEKLDREELCGPTEPCVMHFQVLLKKPLEVFRAELLVRDINDHSPEFSEREMILKILETSPPGTVFPLKKAQDWDVGNNNVQSYNVGLNSYFHVSTRTRGDGSKYPELVLDKELDREEQAELRLTLTALDGGSPPRSGTSLIRVLVLDVNDNAPEFAQTLYEVQVPENSAVGSLVARVSARDLDAGTNGEISYSLFYSPQEISKTFELSRLSGEIRLIKKLDFETISSYELDIQASDGGGLSGKCSVSVKVLDVNDNAPELTISSLTSPIPENSPETEVALFRIRDRDSGENGKMVCSIQDDVPFTLKPSVENFYRLVTEGALDREIRAQYNITITVTDMGTPRLKTEHTITVLVSDVNDNAPAFSQPSYTLFVPENNSPALHIGSVSATDRDSGANAQVTYSLLPPRDPHLPLASLVSINADNGQLFALRSLDFEALRAFEFRVGAADRGSPALRSEALVRVAVLDDNDNPPFVLYPPQNGSAPCTELLPRAAEAGYLVSKVVAVDGDSGQNAWLSFQLLKATEPGLFSVWPHNGEVRTARPLGERDAARHRLVVLVRDSGEPALSASVTLHVLLVDGFSQPYLPPPEAAPAQAQADSLTVYLVVALAAVSSLFLFSVLLFVAVRLCRRDRAASGGRCSVPEGRFPGHLVDVSGAGTLSQSYQYEVIQVN